In Clostridiaceae bacterium, one genomic interval encodes:
- the secF gene encoding protein translocase subunit SecF, translating into MINFDIVGKRKISFTISLIVLLAGIIGFIINGIQLDIQFQGGTIIQIQMPDEDFNSDEIQTVISEALGKNIVANKLETITAKEDEDKVNMLTLKVSKADTLTTEELNKVIDILHEKYNVETDAEMNVQNVQPFIGAELLGNGVKAAILASILIVLYVWKRFSVMSGLSSAVIAVLALVHDAFVMFTVYILFRIPVNESFIAAILTILGYSINATIIIYDRIRENTGLMRKASLKELVNTSINQTFARSINTTITTFIAVVCVYIFAAINNIQSLTDFTFPLIIGLISGTFSSLCLVGPVWVMWEERKKGKKLSSKTAKV; encoded by the coding sequence ATGATTAATTTTGATATAGTTGGAAAAAGAAAAATAAGCTTTACAATATCTTTAATAGTATTATTGGCCGGCATAATTGGTTTTATTATAAACGGTATACAACTGGACATACAGTTCCAGGGAGGAACCATTATACAAATACAAATGCCTGATGAAGATTTTAACAGCGATGAAATTCAAACTGTCATTTCTGAAGCCCTGGGCAAAAATATTGTTGCCAATAAGCTTGAGACTATAACCGCAAAAGAAGATGAAGATAAAGTTAATATGCTTACCCTTAAGGTTTCAAAAGCTGATACCTTGACTACGGAAGAATTAAATAAGGTTATAGATATTCTGCATGAAAAATATAATGTAGAGACTGACGCTGAAATGAATGTCCAGAATGTTCAGCCGTTTATTGGCGCAGAATTGCTTGGAAATGGTGTAAAGGCAGCTATTCTCGCATCTATATTGATAGTGCTTTATGTATGGAAGCGTTTCAGTGTAATGTCCGGTCTCTCATCAGCAGTAATAGCAGTTTTGGCATTGGTTCATGATGCATTTGTAATGTTCACCGTTTATATTTTATTCAGAATACCGGTTAATGAGTCTTTTATTGCCGCAATACTCACTATATTAGGTTATTCAATAAACGCTACAATTATTATTTATGACAGAATAAGAGAAAACACGGGACTTATGAGGAAAGCATCACTGAAAGAACTTGTTAATACAAGTATTAATCAGACTTTTGCAAGGTCTATCAATACAACAATTACAACATTTATTGCTGTAGTATGTGTATACATTTTTGCAGCGATAAATAATATACAATCCCTGACTGATTTTACATTCCCGTTAATAATAGGCCTTATAAGCGGAACATTCTCATCATTGTGCCTCGTAGGACCCGTATGGGTTATGTGGGAAGAGCGCAAAAAGGGCAAAAAATTATCTTCCAAGACTGCTAAGGTATAA